A genomic region of Lagopus muta isolate bLagMut1 chromosome 19, bLagMut1 primary, whole genome shotgun sequence contains the following coding sequences:
- the DPM2 gene encoding dolichol phosphate-mannose biosynthesis regulatory protein: MLRAPQPAPSDERSSGPGYHVGVALRSDWSSDPGRTGRAEGLGVAVAMATATDRAVGFGLVAFSLILFVYYTLWIIVLPFIGSDHSIHQYFLPREYAVIIPVVAGLLLLLFIGVFIMVVMWKSRKPARKSD, encoded by the exons ATGCTTCGCGCTCCTCAGCCCGCCCCTTCTGATGAGCGCTCTTCCGGTCCCGGATATCACGTTGGCGTAGCTCTGCGCTCTGATTGGTCATCCGATCCCGGAAGAACAGGGCGGGCGGAAGGGCTGGGGGTGGCCGTCGCCATG GCCACGGCGACGGACCGAGCGGTGGGGTTCGGCCTGGTAGCCTTCAGCCTCATTCTCTTCGTGTACTACACGCTGTGGATCATCGTGCTG CCCTTCATTGGCAGTGACCACAGCATCCATCAGTACTTCTTGCCCAGGGAGTATGCAGTTATCATCCCCGTGgtggctgggctgctgctgctgctatttaTAG GTGTTTTTATAATGGTTGTGATGTGGAAGAGCAGAAAACCTGCCAGGAAATCTGACTGA